GGCGAACGACACCCAGTCGGGCAGCGCCCGCACTCCCACGTTGACTTCCGCCGCGATCAGGGCCGCCAACCCATATCCGAGGGGCCACCACCACCAGGGCACCCAGAGCCGCTCGCGATACCGCAAGCTGTGCTGCGCGATGTCGCGCGTATCGGACACGCGGTCAAGGGTAATCTGTGCCCCCGTGTCGACCAGTCTCGCCATCGTCCGTCTCGACCCGGGTCTGCCGCTGCCCAGCCGGGCCCACGAAGGCGACGCCGGGGTGGACTTGTTCAGCGCCGAGAACCTCGAACTGGCGCCGGGGCATCGGGCGCTGGTCGGGACTGGTGTCGCCGTCGCCATCCCGTTCGGCATGGTCGGCCTGGTGCACCCCCGCTCGGGATTGGCGTCCCGGGTGGGCCTTTCCATCGTCAACAGCCCGGGAACTATCGATGCGGGCTATCGTGGCGAAATCAAGGTCGCGCTGATCAACCTGGACCCCACCACGCCGATCGTGGTGCACCGTGGCGACCGCATCGCGCAGCTGCTGGTGCAACGGGTCGAGTTGGTGGAACTGGTGGAGGTCTCGTCGTTCGACGAGGCCGGGCTCGCCGCGACGTCGCGGGGCGAAGGCGGTCACGGGTCCTCCGGCGGACATGCGAGTTTGTGAGACCGGGGATGCGGAGCGAGGCGATGAGAAGGAGCGGCGCTGATGCCAGCATTCGGTAGACGCACACGCAAAGACGACAGCGCTTCAGGCGAGCAGCCGGTTGCGCGGGTCGATTCGCCGACCCTGCAGGCAGACGACGGCGACGCCGAACTTGAGGGTCCATTCGACATCGAAGACTTCGACGACCCAGCCGCGGCCGAGACGGCTCGCCTGGACCTGGGCTCGGTGCTGATCCCGATGCCGTCGGCTGGGCAGGTGCAGGTCGAGTTGACCGAGACCGGCGTGCCTAGCGCCGTGTGGGTGGTGACGCCCAACGGGCGGTTCACCATCGCGGCCTACGCGGCGCCCAAGAGCCCCGGGCTATGGCGCGAAGTAGCCAGCGAACTCGCCGAGTCGCTGCGCAAGGATTCGGCCAAAGTCTCCATCAAGGACGGTCCGTGGGGTCGCGAGGTGGTCGGCACCGCGTCCGGTGTGGTGCGCTTCATCGGGGTGGACGGCTACCGCTGGATGATCAGGTGTGTTGTCAACGGGCCGCACGAGACCATCGATGCGCTGACCGACGAGGCCCGGGAAGCGTTGGCAGACACCGTGGTTCGTCGCGGTGACACGCCGCTGCCGGTGCGCACACCATTGGCGGTGCAGCTGCCCGAACCGATGGTGGAGCAACTGCGGGAGGCCGCGGCCGCCCAGCAGGCTGCCGAGCAGGCCGATGCGCAGGGCGACGCGCCGCAGCCGACCGACGAGCCGGTCGCCCGCCGTAGCGCCGACGGATCGGCGATGCAGCAGTTGCGCAGCACCATCACCGGCGGCTAGTCGGCCTCGTGCAGCGCGGCCAGGCAGGCGGCGCCTAGCGCGGCCGTGTCCGCGCCCATCTCGTCCAGCGTGACCGTGCGCAGCCCCGCCCGTGGCGCGGCGCTCACCCAGTCCACGGCCACCTGCAGCGGGTGAATCGGATCGTCCGTCGCAGCCGCTACGCCGAGCGGCGGGGTCAGCCGACTCAACTCGGCGAGACACGGTGCCGCGTAAGCGGCCGCCTCATCCATGGCCTCGGGAAGGCCGGGCCATTGCGCCCGCCACGATCGGGCGAGCTCGTCGGCCAGCCAGGGCGGGCTGGATGCCCGCATCTGGGCCGTCGTCGTCTCTAGCCCGTCGCGACGCAGCTGCGCAGCCGTATATCTCGCAGCGTGCGCTGCCGGAGCCGCCGTGGAGTCGCCGCTCCAGGGCGGCAGTGCGGCCAGAACCGCGACCGTGGACTCGGGATGGGCCAGTGCCCATGCGGCGGCCACGGCGGCGCCGATGGAGACTCCGCCGACGCCGACGGGGCCACGGCGCGCCGCGTTATCCAGCGCCGCGAGGTAGCCGGAGATCAGTCGGCCGGGGTTCGGTGCGGGTGTGATCAACAGCGCACCCAGATCTTCCAATGGACCGGAAAATGCCCGGTAGACGTAGTTATCGTCGGATCCGGTTCCCGGTAGCAACACGGTGGTGACACCGCGCAGATCGACAGCCACCTCCTCATACTGCCCGGTAGCTCCAGGCACTCGAATATCGGTGGTTTCATCGGTGTGGCGGAAGGGAACCAACAGGTCTACGGTGACCGTTGCATGATGGAATGCTGTTTGTTACAGAGCATTCACAACGACGTCGAGTTTTGTCAGGAGTGGCCATGGGGGCCCAAGGTTATCTACGCCGGCTCACCCGTCGGTTGACGGAAGACCCGGAGCAACGCGACGTCGAAGAACTCTCCGACGAGGTCCTCAACACCGGTGCCCAGCGTGCCATCGACTGCCAGCGCGGCCAGGAGGTCACGATGGTGGGCACGCTGCGCAGCGTCGAGACCAATGGCAAGGGATGTTCCGGCGGCGTCCGCGCCGAACTCTTCGACGGTAGCGACACCGTGACGCTGGTGTGGCTGGGGCAACGGCGTATCCCGGGCATCGACTCGGGTCGCACGCTGCGTGTCCGCGGCCGGCTGGGCAAGCTGGAGAACGGCACCAAGGCCATCTACAACCCGCACTACGAAATCCAGCGGTGACCGGGCTGTCATCCTGGCCCGCATCGGAATCCTGTGAGCGTTAACCGGGGCGAGCGGCTGCTGGCGCAGGCCGGCGGTGTCAGCGGTCTTATCTACTCGTCACTGCCGGTGGCGGTCTTCGTCATCGTGTCCAGCGCGGTCGGTCTGGTGCCGGCGATCGGTGCCGCTTTGGGGACCGCCGCCGTGATCATGGTCTGGCGATTGATCCGGCGGCAATCGGTGCAGCCGGCGGTGTCGGGATTCTTCGGCGTCGCGGTTTGCGCTTTGATTGCCTACTTGGTCGGAGAGTCCAAGGGCTACTTCCTGCTCGGTATCTGGACGTCGCTGCTGTGGGCGTTCGTCTTCGGGGTCTCGATAGTGATCCGCCGGCCGGTGGTGGGTTACCTGTGGAGCTGGGCCAGTGGGCGTGACAACAGTTGGCGGCAGGTGTCGCGGGCGGTCTACGCGTTCGATTTGGCGACACTGTGCTGGACCCTGGTGTTTGCGGCGCGATTCGCGGTTCAGGGGCACCTGTACGAGCTGGGCAGGACCGGCCTGCTCGGTGCGGCCCGGATCGCAATGGGCTGGCCGCTGACCGGGCTGGCGGCCCTGGTGACGTACGCGGCGATCAAGGCCGTGATGCGCGCCACCGGCGACGGCCTTGCCGCTTCCGAGCGCGCCGCGGTCGGCGCCGAAGACGAGTCGGTGCTCGACTAGTCCGAGGTCGGCGGAAGCAGCAGCGAGCGCAAGTCTTCTTCGGACTCGGTGACCGCGACGAACAGCAGCTCATCGCCGCCTTCGAGCGGTTCGTCGCCCTCGGGCACGATTACCCGCGGTCCACGCAGAATGGTCACCAGCGAGACATCGCGGGGCAGTTGCAGCTTGCGCACCGGCTTGCCGCCCCAGGGAGTGTCGTCGGGAAGCGTGATCTCGACCAGATTTGCTTGGCCCTTACGGAATTCCATCAGGCGCACGAGGTCGCCGACGGCTACCGCCTCTTCGATCAGTGAAGCCAGCATGCGCGGCGTGGACACCGCCACGTCGACGCCCCAAGCGTCGGTGAACAGCCATTCGTTGCGTGGGTCGTTGACCCGGGCCACCACCCGCGGAACCGCGAACTCGGTCTTGGCCAGCAGGCTGAGCACCACGTTGACCTTGTCGTCGCCGGTGGCCGCGACGACGACGTCGAATTCCTCGAGGTGTACCTGTTCGAGCAGGCTCAGTTCGCAGGCGTCACCCAGTAGCCAGTGCGCAGCCGGGATGGCGTCGGTGTCGAGATGATCGGGGTTGCGCTCGATCAACGTGACGTCGTGAGCGTTCGCGACGAGTTCGCGGGCCACCGAGCGGCCAACGGCGCCGGCCCCCGCCACAGCGACTTTCATTGGCGCCACTCCTCGACCCCGGCTGCGCCGGTGTCTTCGTCGTTGCGGGGTTTCACTTGTCCAAGTCCTCGCTCGGCGGCAGCGCCGCGATGGCGAGGGCTTCGGCGACGCGGCCGGATATCGCCGCGACGTAGACCTGATCGCCGGCCTGCAGGACCGTTTTGGGCTCGGGCAGGATGCCGGTTCCGAACCGGATCAGGAATGCGACCCGCGCGCCGGTGGCCTGCTCCAGATCGGTGGCGCGGTAGCCGACCCAGTCCTCGTGCAGCACCACCTGTGCGACAGCGACGGTACCGGTCGGATCTCGCCACTTGGCGGTCTCGGTCTCCTGAGTCAGCGCGTTGAGCAGGCGATCCGTGGTCCACGGCACGGTGGCGATCGTCGGGATTCCCAGACGTTCGTAGACCTCGGCGCGTTTGGCGTCGTAGATGCGGGCGACGACGCGGCGCACGCCGAAGGTCTCACGGGCCAGCCGGGCCGAGATGATGTTGGAGTTGTCACCTGAGGACACCGCGGCGAAGGCGTCAGCCTCTTCGATGCCCGCACGCAACAGCACGTCCCGGTCGAAGCCCTGGCCGAGCACCCGGTCGCCGGCGAACTCGGGGCTAAGCCGGTTGAAAGCGGCGCTGTCACGATCAATTACCGCGACGTCATGGCCGATTCGCGACAGTCCGTCGGCCACCGAAGAACCGACTCGGCCGCACCCCATCACAACCACCCGCAATTGGAGGTCCTTTCGGTTGTGTCCTGCGCGTCGCAAG
The nucleotide sequence above comes from Mycobacterium vicinigordonae. Encoded proteins:
- the dut gene encoding dUTP diphosphatase is translated as MSTSLAIVRLDPGLPLPSRAHEGDAGVDLFSAENLELAPGHRALVGTGVAVAIPFGMVGLVHPRSGLASRVGLSIVNSPGTIDAGYRGEIKVALINLDPTTPIVVHRGDRIAQLLVQRVELVELVEVSSFDEAGLAATSRGEGGHGSSGGHASL
- a CDS encoding DUF3710 domain-containing protein, whose translation is MPAFGRRTRKDDSASGEQPVARVDSPTLQADDGDAELEGPFDIEDFDDPAAAETARLDLGSVLIPMPSAGQVQVELTETGVPSAVWVVTPNGRFTIAAYAAPKSPGLWREVASELAESLRKDSAKVSIKDGPWGREVVGTASGVVRFIGVDGYRWMIRCVVNGPHETIDALTDEAREALADTVVRRGDTPLPVRTPLAVQLPEPMVEQLREAAAAQQAAEQADAQGDAPQPTDEPVARRSADGSAMQQLRSTITGG
- a CDS encoding alpha/beta fold hydrolase: MAVDLRGVTTVLLPGTGSDDNYVYRAFSGPLEDLGALLITPAPNPGRLISGYLAALDNAARRGPVGVGGVSIGAAVAAAWALAHPESTVAVLAALPPWSGDSTAAPAAHAARYTAAQLRRDGLETTTAQMRASSPPWLADELARSWRAQWPGLPEAMDEAAAYAAPCLAELSRLTPPLGVAAATDDPIHPLQVAVDWVSAAPRAGLRTVTLDEMGADTAALGAACLAALHEAD
- a CDS encoding OB-fold nucleic acid binding domain-containing protein; the encoded protein is MGAQGYLRRLTRRLTEDPEQRDVEELSDEVLNTGAQRAIDCQRGQEVTMVGTLRSVETNGKGCSGGVRAELFDGSDTVTLVWLGQRRIPGIDSGRTLRVRGRLGKLENGTKAIYNPHYEIQR
- a CDS encoding DUF3159 domain-containing protein, which encodes MSVNRGERLLAQAGGVSGLIYSSLPVAVFVIVSSAVGLVPAIGAALGTAAVIMVWRLIRRQSVQPAVSGFFGVAVCALIAYLVGESKGYFLLGIWTSLLWAFVFGVSIVIRRPVVGYLWSWASGRDNSWRQVSRAVYAFDLATLCWTLVFAARFAVQGHLYELGRTGLLGAARIAMGWPLTGLAALVTYAAIKAVMRATGDGLAASERAAVGAEDESVLD
- a CDS encoding potassium channel family protein, yielding MKVAVAGAGAVGRSVARELVANAHDVTLIERNPDHLDTDAIPAAHWLLGDACELSLLEQVHLEEFDVVVAATGDDKVNVVLSLLAKTEFAVPRVVARVNDPRNEWLFTDAWGVDVAVSTPRMLASLIEEAVAVGDLVRLMEFRKGQANLVEITLPDDTPWGGKPVRKLQLPRDVSLVTILRGPRVIVPEGDEPLEGGDELLFVAVTESEEDLRSLLLPPTSD
- a CDS encoding potassium channel family protein, yielding MRVVVMGCGRVGSSVADGLSRIGHDVAVIDRDSAAFNRLSPEFAGDRVLGQGFDRDVLLRAGIEEADAFAAVSSGDNSNIISARLARETFGVRRVVARIYDAKRAEVYERLGIPTIATVPWTTDRLLNALTQETETAKWRDPTGTVAVAQVVLHEDWVGYRATDLEQATGARVAFLIRFGTGILPEPKTVLQAGDQVYVAAISGRVAEALAIAALPPSEDLDK